TGTCCAATCAGGGATTAATTGATATTCTCTGAAACTGAGTGAAGATGCACAAGAAGAAGCAGAGCCACTGAGGCATGGCTTAGGACACTTAGAGCCACAAGGCATAGCCTTGTTCCACTGTGAGCTATCAAGGTGATACACATGGGGATGAAACCGTGCTtaggttatatactgtaaaaagcaAGAATTTGTTTGCCTATATTTTTACTTGCCTATATTTggatgaaaaacaaaatcagcacttttattaaaataccAAAATGTGCAGAGATTTATGCGGGGTTGGAAAGAGAAGGATGCTTCTGGTGAACGAGTTTATCCAGAAGAGGGACATTTTGCAGGAGAGGACTGGGCTTTTCATCAGATCTGGAGGGTAAGTGGCCCCTTGGCCACGTTGGAACCCGGGACCCCGGCGTGTGGTTTCACTGCAACCGCAATTGCAGCTTTAAGATGCGAGGGCACTCATTCGCTGCCTAAACTAAAAACTTCCATCCTGCTGAATGAGCACTTGAAGGTGAGACAGGCtggggtaagaaaaaaaaaaaagtgatgcgtTCTGGCCACACTGAGTGTAGGGATCCTTCACACAGCGTAAACTTTACAGGAGCGTAAACGGTCTGTTTTGTCGTTTTAAGTAACTCACCTAGTGAGCATGCCATAGCAGTCCCCACCATTCCTCCACCCGATATGATGATGTCGTACACGTCGTTTCCCTCCTCTCCATGTTCAGAGGACAAGTCTCCTGTGCTAAACGCCCTCAATCTGTTCAGACTCTTCACCCTGAAACACTGGCGTATCACTCCAACTGCAGCCTGCTTCACTTTCGCCAAAGCAAACATTTCGAGGAGCGGAGAGGGCGTGTTAAACCACTCTGCCTGGTCGGTTTAAAGCGCAaccctaaaaaaacaaaacaaatctccTTCAGTTTGTCCTGTTATTGACAACGCAATAACTTTTCCTATTCAAAGAGCCATGTTGATATGACCGCTCACGTAACAGTCTAGCACTTCCTGTTTAACCAGCCTATCATTTTAAAAGccaaagaaaatttaaaagtattttcaGCCGAcagattaaaaattataaacggCTATTGTGTGAACAATCAAACGTATTAGAATATAATATCAACGCTTGTGCTGGTGGGAAATATTCTCCATGTGCGCTAAAGTACTTATTATGTTTAGCGCCATCATGCGGTCTGGAGGAAAATTGCAGCTCAGAACGTGGAGGAGATTCCAGAGTCATCGCAAGCAGCGAGGGGTATTTTCGAAGAAATGAGATGTGAAATATAAGATCACTTGTTTTGTGTGCGCAGTCTGTAACTGCGTCCACCGATTCGACTAAGATGTCGCCGGTAAGAAGAATGAAATAAACTGCGTTGACTTAAGCGGTTATAAAATCTCTCTACagctttaataaaattaatgtttgttATGTAATGTGTTTGTAAGGATAGCTGTTTAGAATACACGTCCTATGGATGGATGCGTGTATTGCTTGTTTCTACAAGATTTCCGCCAAAAAATAATGGTGTGTTGTGTTTTAGCGTTGCGGTTGCCATAGTAACCTTGCAGCGCGCGCGGTGTCGCTCACTTGTAATTCAGGAAGTATCAGCGTCTTATATTATCTGGTGAAATCTTACAATTTAGCCTCTTACCCAATAATTCAGATAATGTTATCTTATAAAATTAGATACTATATATAAGATACTACCTACCATATTTCCATCtgttaaatagatagatagatagatagatagattgatccCTAAGGATATTCCAGCTATTCAGCAGCCatagagacagtaacacaaagaCAGGTTTTAGATTAAACACTGTCTATCTTACATATAGTCAGTACACACAGcgtaatgtgagaactgaagTTACTAGTCCAATAAAGATCTAAGAAGAGACACTGCAAGATTTATAAGGAGTATATAATGaagcatataaatcaaaaatcaaaAGGTTAATTGCAGTTCAGTCATGATGTGCAATTTTATAAGTGACAACAGTGCAAACAGTATTAACTGTGCAAAAACCTAATTGTGCAAAGAGCAGCATGAAAGTGAATTTAGGGAATTTAGTCTGTATGTAAATCTGTATGTATGATCTGTCCGTTGAGCAGCTTTGCTACAGAAGTCTTTTGCGACACTCTTCTGGCTGCAGAAAACTAAGTGAAGTGGGTGGTCGGTGTTGGCCATGATGGACAGCATTTTGTTAAGTGTCCTCTTCTTTACCACTTCCCCAAGAGAGGCCAGCTCCAGACCAACCACCGAACCAGCTCTCCTGACTGTTGATACACTCTACGTCATCTTTCTGTCTTGTTTCATTTGGGTGGTTGGTAATTTGATCCAACTTGATTGTAATCCAATTTgattgtaatttgattacaaTAATTTGGGTAGCCCCAAGGGCTAAGGCACAGAGTTACCAATCGGAAGATCTGTgtttcgatccccagctccaccaggttgccactgttgggtcctttaGCAAGGCccctgctccaggggtgctgtataatggctgaccaGTTATGCTGgcatatgcgaagaaggaatttcactctgctgtaatatatatttgacaaataaaagcttaactTAAAAACTTATGTCATAATGTGAGCATGTCACGGGTGTTTTGTAGGCAATAGTAGGCACTGTTGTTTATTGAAAAAACTTGAATTTTGCGGTGGGAGGCTTTGATTGTTAAACGTTGatctctacggcttagagacagtggcactgaggaaaagacaggaggcagagctaaaGGTAGCatagatgaagatgttgaggttctcttttgGAGTGataaggatggataggatcaagaatgagttcatcagggggacaacccacgttacatgttttggagataaagtcagagaggccagattgaggtggtttggacatgttcagaggagagatgttGAATATATCAGTAGGAGGATGCTCAAAGGATAAGGTTCAAACTggcaggcaggaggtctagaggaaggccaaagaggagatttatggatgcagtgagagaggacttgacgttagttggtgtgagagaagaggatgcagaggaaaggattagatggaggcagatgattcgctgtggcgacctctgaaagggaacagccgaaagaaaaagaagaaggtaGGTAGGCGTTGATTGTGTGTTTGCACAGATGGTTCCATCAAAGGCATATCATTTATGTGTTCCTCACTGACTGTAATAGATAAGCAGCATCATTATCAGCACTTATGCCATTCTTTGATGTAGCAGGAGGCAGCATCGTCATCAACTTCCATGTCAATCTATGATCATGTCACGGGATTTGTAACTAGTAAAAACGGGTGCGTCAGCCCAAGCTCATACTGTAGCTACTAAAACCCTGAATCAGACTGTAACAGTGAATACAGTGACAgctcatacatttatttacagtatatacatcttTATATATGCACCTGCATATAGTTTTTCAGTCATAGTTAGAAAAGGCTTTCAGTTATAAAAAGCTGCTGTAGCTATCCTCTTTCTCTTCTCAGACGTTTCCCCCTTTAGAGAATTTTGAATGTGAAGAGATAGTTGATGAGAAAGTCAGGATGAGAACTTCAGAGAACCTGGAGCCCTTTCTAAAGGACAGGCCGAAGCCTGACATCCTTCTGGATCTCCGATTAGAGGCCCTGAAAGCTTCACATCGAAAACAGCTTGAGAAAATCAAGCTGCAACACCAGGCTGGTCTAGAGAGCCGGACCCTACAGAACTACTTGCTCTCGAAAGGCTTTAACACTCAACAAAAAACCAACAGTAAACAGAGAGATCCCCATTGTGATGAAAGCAACACCAAAAACAAAGGAAGTTTTAACTGGTAAGTTAATGCTCTTCTGAATATACAACTAGCTTATTGCTAGCTAGTCAGACAGTATCAGTGCTGGatcatttctttgtttatacCCATCAACAGTCACATTTACATGCTCTAATCAACAGCAGACCTTAGCAGTTATTCCACTCAGTGTCAGGGTTTCACCACAGCCAAGAGATTACTCACAATCTGTTCATTAGTTAACCCAGTAATATCCCCTATGCCAGATCATCTCTTGATTTTAATGGAAGACACCTGTATAACATGCTGATGTTACAAGTACGTTGCACCTTAATTCCAATTATTATAAGTGTAACCACACAGTGCTTTTTAAAATAGACCAACAATACTTGTTCACATGCTTGAAACACATATTTTTCCTTGTTACTATCTAGTAGAAATGAACATAATATCTGAAAATAACCTCTGAACTTATTATAATTAAGATTTCGTgagatagttaaaaaaaatacttcatgcTCAGGTATAATAGACCACAGAGATCATCCTCCACACCTGACCTGAGCTCCATGCACAAGCTTCTTAACTTTGGAACCCAGAGATCTACAATGACCCATTCAGAAGATCTTCGAAATAAAACACATCTCCGTGCCAAAGGGTTCAAACAAGTCACAACTGACAGAGAAGAACTGGACTGGGCTGAATGTCACAAGCAGTTTCACGTATCGCCTGTACCGGGTCATGTCTGTAAGCTCCTTTATGACGACATTGTAAAGGAACAGGAACGTGTGAGGGAGGTGGGACGGCAGAGGAGAAAAGAGTTCCTTTTATCTATTCAGAGACCTTTTACGTTTCAACATAGAGAGGAGAGAAGAAGGGACAGACTAAAGTCAGAGACCAGCGCTGAAAAACTGAGTGAAACCAAAAAGGATGATAGAAGTAGGAAACGCGTACCCAAACCTGCCACAGACCCAGCAATCTCTGAACAGTTGAAaggtaatttttctttttgtcctgccatatatatacagtatacagtaggtatAGTGAGACATCACTTTAGATATGCTTAGCTTATAATTTATAGGAATTTCCATAACTCTTGGCCACATGCCTAATTGTATAATGATGGAATTACTAATCATTATATATCTTACTTTAAATGATTGGGTTAAAAGCCTGATTGCATAATGTGATATAAATATTCAGGTCTTTATTGTAAATTCTACTAATGTCGCTTTAGAGAAGGAACAACAGAGGACAATTCGCATCCAGGCCAGAGCCCAGGAGACTCTTAGGGCGTCATCTGCTCCCATCCAGAGCCTAAGTAGCGCAGCCGAGAACCAGACTCGCAGCGCACAGAGAACCAAGACCAAagcgcttggatttttagagcaaagtccGTCTTTCCGACCAAAGACTAATGCTAAGGTGCCAGACTTTAATAAGTTGCACCAGGCCTTCCAGAAAAAGGCAATGGAGAGAACAGAAAGAAGAGAGGTCACCCACTGCCAGCCATTCCATCTACGAACATCAGCTCTTCAACCACGTCTTAGCAGAAGCAGCGCAGAAGAATCACCAGTtggtttaatcttttttttatttattatttagcatttaattttatatttcaatAGGTTGGCTACTATGAAATAAATCTTTATGAAATTGACAGTGCTAATCAAGACCCCAAAGAGAACTTCACTGTACCTGTAATAAATTTGAGCTAATGTACAGGCAGTTAGCTAACTAGCTTGAGATGCTACTAGGACAGTTGTTGTTTCTTGCAGGTAAAATATTAGTctacatagattttttttttttaatggtgtgAAGTTACATGtcacaaatttaaaaatgttgtattatttttatggagaaatgtttttcatttcctATTAGAAAAATACTGATATGAACATTTTGAAGAGGAGCAATTCCTTTAGCGGCTTAACATCATTATCCAGAGATACTCTTCCAACTTACATAACTGATGCTGCCAGGAAAAGGTCTATGGCCATACGGTGAGCAGAATATGGGTGTGGTTGGAAAGTtataaaataactttacagcagccctaaatttttttatttttttttattgtagacCATACCTTGTGCACAGTATAAATGCATCTGTAGTCtcttttgtttttactgtttgaACTATCGGATTTACTATCTGATTACTTTACttagcattatttttttttatcaaacaatGCAGAAAGTCTTTGGAGCTGAGAGAAAGTATGGAGCAACAAAATGCAGGATGGATGAGACAACACAGATTGAACTCTCAAGCCATGTGCAAAGGTGTTGCAGCACGTGCCAAGGCCA
This genomic stretch from Clarias gariepinus isolate MV-2021 ecotype Netherlands chromosome 13, CGAR_prim_01v2, whole genome shotgun sequence harbors:
- the fam161b gene encoding protein FAM161B isoform X2; this encodes MSPTFPPLENFECEEIVDEKVRMRTSENLEPFLKDRPKPDILLDLRLEALKASHRKQLEKIKLQHQAGLESRTLQNYLLSKGFNTQQKTNSKQRDPHCDESNTKNKGSFNWYNRPQRSSSTPDLSSMHKLLNFGTQRSTMTHSEDLRNKTHLRAKGFKQVTTDREELDWAECHKQFHVSPVPGHVCKLLYDDIVKEQERVREVGRQRRKEFLLSIQRPFTFQHREERRRDRLKSETSAEKLSETKKDDRSRKRVPKPATDPAISEQLKEKEQQRTIRIQARAQETLRASSAPIQSLSSAAENQTRSAQRTKTKALGFLEQSPSFRPKTNAKVPDFNKLHQAFQKKAMERTERREVTHCQPFHLRTSALQPRLSRSSAEESPKNTDMNILKRSNSFSGLTSLSRDTLPTYITDAARKRSMAIRKSLELRESMEQQNAGWMRQHRLNSQAMCKGVAARAKAMDPHQSLKEVFQEKLKQHRQADQERVKDYKKELREMKSRVLARPYLFEQVSQRKAKSDAERRYRNTLEHEGLDENFIRTTGENNESQSSETTEADGNSNCADDFEDDIQHRDGSMDNSVRSENGTEDESAKPKGKGIS
- the fam161b gene encoding protein FAM161B isoform X1, which translates into the protein MEADDSLWRPLKGNSRKKKKKTFPPLENFECEEIVDEKVRMRTSENLEPFLKDRPKPDILLDLRLEALKASHRKQLEKIKLQHQAGLESRTLQNYLLSKGFNTQQKTNSKQRDPHCDESNTKNKGSFNWYNRPQRSSSTPDLSSMHKLLNFGTQRSTMTHSEDLRNKTHLRAKGFKQVTTDREELDWAECHKQFHVSPVPGHVCKLLYDDIVKEQERVREVGRQRRKEFLLSIQRPFTFQHREERRRDRLKSETSAEKLSETKKDDRSRKRVPKPATDPAISEQLKEKEQQRTIRIQARAQETLRASSAPIQSLSSAAENQTRSAQRTKTKALGFLEQSPSFRPKTNAKVPDFNKLHQAFQKKAMERTERREVTHCQPFHLRTSALQPRLSRSSAEESPKNTDMNILKRSNSFSGLTSLSRDTLPTYITDAARKRSMAIRKSLELRESMEQQNAGWMRQHRLNSQAMCKGVAARAKAMDPHQSLKEVFQEKLKQHRQADQERVKDYKKELREMKSRVLARPYLFEQVSQRKAKSDAERRYRNTLEHEGLDENFIRTTGENNESQSSETTEADGNSNCADDFEDDIQHRDGSMDNSVRSENGTEDESAKPKGKGIS
- the fam161b gene encoding protein FAM161B isoform X3, which encodes MRTSENLEPFLKDRPKPDILLDLRLEALKASHRKQLEKIKLQHQAGLESRTLQNYLLSKGFNTQQKTNSKQRDPHCDESNTKNKGSFNWYNRPQRSSSTPDLSSMHKLLNFGTQRSTMTHSEDLRNKTHLRAKGFKQVTTDREELDWAECHKQFHVSPVPGHVCKLLYDDIVKEQERVREVGRQRRKEFLLSIQRPFTFQHREERRRDRLKSETSAEKLSETKKDDRSRKRVPKPATDPAISEQLKEKEQQRTIRIQARAQETLRASSAPIQSLSSAAENQTRSAQRTKTKALGFLEQSPSFRPKTNAKVPDFNKLHQAFQKKAMERTERREVTHCQPFHLRTSALQPRLSRSSAEESPKNTDMNILKRSNSFSGLTSLSRDTLPTYITDAARKRSMAIRKSLELRESMEQQNAGWMRQHRLNSQAMCKGVAARAKAMDPHQSLKEVFQEKLKQHRQADQERVKDYKKELREMKSRVLARPYLFEQVSQRKAKSDAERRYRNTLEHEGLDENFIRTTGENNESQSSETTEADGNSNCADDFEDDIQHRDGSMDNSVRSENGTEDESAKPKGKGIS